The genomic interval TTATTCATTAAGCTAAAAAGGGAAACAACAGGCTATTTAATTAATTGCTGCTAACCGATAATCAGATTGCATACTTCATGCACCAGATAAATAAAGTGATTTGAATTGGATGATGTGAAAACGTAAACAAATGAAAAAAACAATTTGGGGGCTCTTCCTCTTTTTTATCCAGATTTCACTGGCTGTATTTTATAATCAAACCATTGATTTAGTTGTTATTCTTTTCATTTTTATTCTCACCTTCGGCTATATTTTATACAAATACATAAAAAAATCATACGATAATCTTTGATTAAAGAGCCTATAGTAATTTCTGCTTATTCTACTATTGATAATACATTAATCAACACCCTTAATAAGTAAGAGTACACAATTAAGTATAAGATTTTGGCAAATTGTATCTTTGCTTATGCGTTATATCAAGAAGATTACAGACAAGCAAAAACAAGACTTAGAGAAGATTCATAAAGATAGTAAAAGTTATCAGGAACGTAACCGTTGCCAATGTATACTGTTATCCAATCAAGGCTATCAAGTACAGAAGTTAGCAAGCATTTTTCAAGTAAGTCAGTTAAGTATTTATAAGTGGTTTGATCGCTTTGAGAAAACAGGTGTGGTAGGGTTAAAGAACCAAAAAGGGAAAGGCAGAAAACCCATCCTTACTACCAGTAATGCTACCCATGTTGAAGTAGTGGAAAATAGCATAGAGAAAGAAAAACAACAACTTAAATTAGCTAAGCGAGAGATAGAAGCTAAATTAGGCACGGCTATGAGTGAGATGACCTTGAAGCGGTTTTTAAAAAAATTGACTACCGATGGAAACGTTTCCGTAAATGGATAAAGCCATTGCAAAACAAAGAAGCATATGAGCAGAAAGTCAAGCGATTACATGCTTTGCTTTATTTGGCACAGACAGGCAGTATAGATTTATATTTTGGAGACGAATCAG from Rhodocytophaga rosea carries:
- a CDS encoding helix-turn-helix domain-containing protein — its product is MRYIKKITDKQKQDLEKIHKDSKSYQERNRCQCILLSNQGYQVQKLASIFQVSQLSIYKWFDRFEKTGVVGLKNQKGKGRKPILTTSNATHVEVVENSIEKEKQQLKLAKREIEAKLGTAMSEMTLKRFLKKLTTDGNVSVNG